A single genomic interval of Gossypium raimondii isolate GPD5lz chromosome 11, ASM2569854v1, whole genome shotgun sequence harbors:
- the LOC105802996 gene encoding protein EXORDIUM-like 2: MSTMFLRSLLLPLICVLALATWSHGMSRGQQRPSSLDAASNTLQYHGGPLLTKPNGINVYLIWYGGFSLKDRNSITDFFASFASPGRRQGPSVSTWWRTISTYKDKTGKPVSDTVRLVKQVGDVYSSGKTLKRAQLANSVKSKIESKIFPLDPNGIYLVLTAKDVTVERFCMGSCGFHDSILVGGSTRVVFAHVGDPTVQCPGLCAWPYALPAYGPPGPALVAPNGIGTDGMIINIATLLAGATTNPFKTGYFQGDALAPLEAVTACPGIFGAGAYPGYPGALLVDKMSKASYNAYGANGRKFLLPATWDLIRLNCKVIT; encoded by the coding sequence ATGTCCACCATGTTTTTGAGATCTCTGCTATTGCCTCTCATCTGTGTCTTGGCCCTGGCTACATGGTCACACGGGATGAGCCGAGGGCAACAGCGACCTTCCTCTTTAGACGCTGCATCCAACACACTCCAATACCATGGAGGCCCTCTCTTGACCAAGCCGAATGGCATTAACGTTTACCTCATATGGTATGGAGGGTTCTCTCTGAAAGACAGAAACTCCATAACTGATTTCTTCGCTTCCTTCGCGAGCCCTGGTCGTCGCCAAGGACCCTCGGTTTCGACATGGTGGAGAACGATCAGTACATACAAGGATAAAACTGGGAAACCTGTTTCCGACACTGTTAGACTTGTCAAACAAGTTGGTGATGTATATTCTTCGGGGAAAACCCTGAAGCGCGCCCAATTAGCCAACTCTGTGAAAAGCAAGATAGAGAGCAAAATCTTTCCATTAGACCCTAATGGAATTTACTTGGTTTTGACTGCTAAAGATGTTACAGTAGAGCGGTTCTGCATGGGATCATGCGGTTTCCATGACAGCATATTAGTAGGGGGATCAACTCGAGTGGTTTTCGCACACGTGGGAGACCCTACAGTCCAATGCCCTGGTCTTTGTGCTTGGCCTTATGCTCTGCCGGCTTATGGTCCTCCAGGCCCAGCCTTGGTGGCACCTAATGGAATTGGAACCGATGGCATGATCATAAACATCGCCACCCTACTTGCAGGGGCTACCACTAACCCCTTCAAGACCGGTTATTTTCAAGGGGACGCGTTGGCACCATTGGAGGCTGTGACAGCTTGTCCTGGAATATTTGGCGCTGGAGCTTATCCAGGGTATCCTGGAGCTTTGTTGGTGGATAAAATGAGCAAAGCTAGTTATAATGCATATGGTGCTAATggtagaaaatttcttcttccaGCCACCTGGGACCTCATTAGGTTGAATTGCAAAGTTATCACTTAA